A single Natrinema pellirubrum DSM 15624 DNA region contains:
- a CDS encoding DUF7527 domain-containing protein has product MDPRTQERVEEWDSRPFSGGFDGLSDLAAADFSGAVSGHGTWLFMLNGRIVGVVDGDIDDFETASGTRYEAPHPSLPLLCAMEERGGDTRAKYYTNETPLREVDNTLQSGSFTGYIELSENVLSGDYYAVYYGGRRMAAAYIGNAERLLTGDEAFERAADEVGIYEVIDVDIDVTDVPGAADDEPAAGDTTDSAAGSSRTAGTDSASSTGTAGAGANAATDADPASDSTASAADSPTTDPTDSSIEPIDVSGADSVEADPIEDVAAADTESTEGVADDASSLSSEIDLTEDPSGITATDEVDTEPEPTGITDAESAIDTDPSGSQEPAPDGTADAGSVTSPAAAETKRQDAADTSATSQSDADRGTTEPADPTTTGAEDGAADGPTATEPAASAEAAEPVDDATDSSEPTGVETDRPTDPDLAEVEAAAEELDRNDISWVDEDDADSTVEGPATPTDPTTAEDAETPDGDLEEELEREEQWRETRRIPSIDPDNSESESASDERTRSGDRSATATGSRSSDGRTDSSATQTPSTTAETTTTGASQDASRDRAAGSGDTDASGRSAATDAASERVAALTEKLETLQERYGALETRAEELEAERDRLRSENDDLSSTVERLQSRIESLETELERAREADSETTDSGASTQLSAQRALAGTNLFVRYASKSQPTLETAHDGDADRSEVASNLQLEHHTQFDSADAAVDGRPYDEFLAASMEYRFVDWLTATLLYEIRDTGNADGLGDLYDAIPRIDRAELGATISLEDDDTEDVPDEVTFDIVAFDKMGNPLVLVALNDSREPATQDTLEELEAAASAVKANYPDLAAAIAVTSSFFEPGALEVAEQATSGGLLSRGSKLSYVNLSRKTGYHLCLVESRSEGFHMNVPEL; this is encoded by the coding sequence ATGGACCCGCGCACGCAAGAGCGCGTCGAGGAGTGGGACTCCCGCCCGTTCAGCGGCGGTTTCGATGGCCTCTCCGATCTCGCTGCCGCCGATTTCTCGGGTGCCGTCTCGGGACACGGCACGTGGCTCTTTATGCTCAATGGCCGGATCGTCGGCGTCGTCGACGGCGACATCGACGACTTCGAAACCGCCTCGGGGACCCGCTACGAGGCACCACACCCGTCGCTGCCGCTACTCTGTGCGATGGAGGAACGCGGCGGCGACACGAGGGCGAAGTACTACACCAACGAGACGCCGCTCCGGGAGGTCGATAACACCCTCCAGAGCGGCTCGTTTACCGGCTACATCGAACTGAGCGAGAACGTCCTCAGCGGCGACTACTACGCCGTCTACTACGGTGGTCGCCGGATGGCCGCCGCCTACATCGGCAACGCCGAACGGCTGCTGACCGGCGACGAGGCCTTCGAGCGCGCGGCCGACGAGGTCGGCATCTACGAAGTCATCGACGTCGATATCGACGTGACCGACGTTCCGGGTGCGGCCGACGACGAGCCGGCGGCCGGGGACACGACCGACAGCGCGGCCGGCTCGAGTCGGACAGCGGGCACCGACTCGGCGTCCAGTACCGGGACGGCCGGGGCCGGGGCAAACGCCGCGACCGATGCCGATCCGGCTTCCGACTCGACCGCATCCGCGGCCGACAGCCCGACGACCGATCCGACGGACTCGTCTATCGAGCCGATCGACGTTTCGGGAGCGGACTCGGTCGAGGCCGATCCGATCGAGGACGTGGCCGCCGCCGACACCGAATCGACCGAGGGCGTGGCCGACGACGCGTCGTCGCTGTCGTCGGAGATCGATCTGACGGAGGACCCGTCGGGGATCACCGCGACCGACGAGGTCGACACCGAACCCGAACCGACCGGTATTACCGACGCGGAGTCGGCTATCGATACCGACCCGTCCGGCAGTCAGGAGCCGGCCCCCGACGGTACTGCCGACGCCGGTTCGGTGACGAGCCCCGCGGCTGCAGAGACGAAACGGCAAGACGCCGCCGACACTAGCGCGACCTCGCAGTCCGACGCCGATCGAGGGACGACGGAGCCGGCCGATCCCACGACCACCGGGGCCGAAGACGGGGCCGCCGACGGCCCGACAGCGACGGAGCCGGCGGCATCTGCCGAGGCGGCCGAACCCGTGGACGACGCCACCGACTCGAGCGAACCGACCGGAGTCGAGACGGACCGTCCCACGGACCCGGACCTCGCCGAGGTCGAGGCGGCAGCCGAGGAACTGGACCGCAACGATATTTCGTGGGTCGACGAGGACGACGCGGACTCGACGGTCGAGGGTCCCGCGACACCCACCGATCCCACGACGGCCGAGGACGCCGAGACGCCCGACGGCGACCTCGAGGAGGAACTCGAGCGCGAGGAACAGTGGCGGGAGACGCGGCGCATCCCGTCGATCGATCCGGACAACAGCGAGTCGGAGTCGGCGTCCGACGAGCGCACGCGTTCGGGCGACCGGTCCGCGACGGCGACCGGTTCCCGGTCGAGCGACGGGCGGACTGACTCGAGCGCGACCCAAACCCCGTCGACGACGGCGGAGACGACCACGACGGGAGCGAGTCAGGACGCGTCCCGCGACCGGGCCGCCGGTAGCGGGGACACCGACGCGAGCGGTCGGTCGGCCGCGACCGATGCCGCAAGCGAGCGGGTCGCCGCACTGACCGAGAAACTCGAGACGCTTCAGGAGCGATACGGGGCTCTCGAGACGAGAGCCGAGGAACTCGAGGCCGAACGCGACCGGCTGCGATCGGAGAACGACGACCTCTCGTCGACGGTCGAGCGGCTCCAGTCCCGGATCGAGAGCCTCGAGACGGAACTCGAACGGGCGCGAGAAGCCGACAGTGAAACGACCGACTCCGGTGCCAGTACCCAGCTCTCGGCCCAGCGAGCGCTCGCGGGGACGAACCTCTTCGTCCGGTACGCCTCGAAGAGTCAGCCGACCCTCGAGACGGCCCACGACGGCGACGCCGACCGCAGCGAGGTCGCATCGAACCTGCAACTCGAACATCACACGCAGTTCGATTCGGCCGATGCGGCCGTCGACGGCCGGCCGTACGACGAGTTCCTCGCTGCCTCGATGGAGTACCGGTTCGTCGACTGGCTCACCGCGACCTTGCTGTACGAGATCCGTGACACCGGCAACGCCGACGGGCTGGGCGACCTCTACGACGCGATCCCCCGCATCGACCGGGCCGAACTCGGCGCGACGATCTCGCTCGAGGACGACGACACCGAGGACGTCCCCGACGAGGTCACCTTCGACATCGTCGCGTTCGACAAGATGGGGAATCCGCTCGTGCTGGTCGCGCTCAACGACTCGCGAGAGCCTGCGACCCAGGACACCCTCGAGGAACTCGAGGCGGCCGCCTCCGCGGTCAAGGCCAACTACCCGGATCTGGCCGCGGCGATCGCGGTCACCTCGAGTTTCTTCGAACCCGGCGCGCTCGAGGTGGCCGAGCAGGCCACCAGCGGCGGACTGCTTAGCCGCGGCTCGAAGCTCAGTTACGTCAACCTCTCGCGCAAGACGGGGTATCACCTCTGTCTGGTCGAATCGCGATCGGAAGGGTTCCACATGAACGTGCCCGAACTGTAG
- a CDS encoding UPF0058 family protein, giving the protein MHKDELLELHEELVVIMEYFSEREEVDETLFDPYRQLDVDPSHVHKSKSEHKHAVFVLGNALASAMSEDEFSSAGRIGKRMKELAEDAESKI; this is encoded by the coding sequence ATGCATAAAGACGAACTTCTCGAGCTCCACGAAGAACTCGTCGTCATCATGGAGTACTTCTCGGAGCGCGAGGAGGTCGACGAAACGCTGTTCGATCCCTACCGCCAACTCGACGTCGATCCCTCGCACGTCCACAAGTCCAAGAGCGAACACAAACACGCCGTTTTCGTGCTTGGCAACGCCCTAGCGAGTGCGATGAGCGAAGACGAGTTCTCGAGCGCCGGCCGGATCGGCAAGCGGATGAAGGAACTGGCCGAGGACGCCGAATCGAAAATATAA